A genomic region of Gemmatimonadota bacterium contains the following coding sequences:
- a CDS encoding penicillin acylase family protein, whose product MRLFHARSTRRAFATIAPLLIAITALSLTAARRQPDELWRQVEIIRTAYGVPHIRAENVRAAGYALAWLQLEDYGPRTAINVLRARAEMGRVFGRDSMASDFVNQHQRALAVANYPRLEQYTRDIYDGFAAGINRYVSLHPDEYPKGFPVDFSGYDVAALDIGDPAWAAAQAFVTRLEAATARDSARGTRGSRGAGPSRSTERPTDASSADDAAAQTNADALRNDNVGSNAWAFAPSRTKSGRAILLRNPHLAWSAGYYEAHMTVPGVLDFYGDFRIGGPFAVVGGFNRNLGWSTTNNAQGLSEIYALEADPAMPDHYLLDGTSLPLTRELNTVVFRHGRAFSSETRESWWTQLGPVIHRADGKIYVVKTAGDGEYRGGEQFLRMMRANSLAEWKEAMKLRGRLTSNFTYADRAGNIFFVWNAALPALPHVSGGDTVAVAVRETRETWTRYVPFDSLPQFLNPKGGYVHNENSSPHFTNVRSGIDTTNAYPNFEKPSFSLRSQLALDIVGGDTKVSLDDVVRMKHDYRMLLADRVKPDLITAVRAAHPTGDVAAALALLEKWNNSAAASSKGAMLFEVWWQRYGNGKPDSLRFAKAWSAADPLKTPYGLADAARAAESFAWAVSETARRYGSYDVAWGDVHRVRRGTVDVPVGGCTGAEGCFRVLQFERTSDGKFAANGGDGWVLAVEFTDVPHAYSVLAYGESPRPESRWHADQAAMFARGELKTVAYTEKDVVAQAQMRYRPGEKP is encoded by the coding sequence ATGCGTTTATTCCATGCCCGCTCCACGCGTCGTGCCTTCGCCACGATTGCCCCCCTGCTGATTGCCATCACGGCCCTCTCCCTCACTGCCGCTCGGCGCCAGCCGGACGAACTGTGGCGGCAGGTTGAGATCATTCGCACCGCGTATGGTGTGCCCCATATTCGCGCCGAAAACGTGCGAGCCGCAGGGTACGCGCTCGCTTGGCTGCAGCTCGAAGACTACGGTCCCCGTACGGCGATCAATGTGCTACGGGCTCGCGCCGAGATGGGGCGGGTGTTTGGACGCGACAGCATGGCGTCGGACTTCGTCAATCAACATCAGCGTGCGCTGGCCGTGGCGAACTACCCGCGACTCGAGCAGTACACACGCGACATCTACGACGGCTTCGCGGCGGGAATCAACCGCTATGTGAGCCTGCATCCGGACGAATACCCCAAGGGTTTCCCTGTCGATTTTAGCGGCTACGACGTGGCGGCGCTCGATATTGGCGATCCGGCGTGGGCGGCCGCGCAGGCGTTTGTAACTCGCCTCGAAGCAGCCACCGCACGCGACTCGGCGCGTGGGACGCGCGGATCGCGTGGCGCGGGTCCCTCGCGCAGCACCGAACGGCCGACCGACGCAAGCTCCGCGGACGACGCCGCCGCGCAAACGAACGCCGACGCCCTGCGCAACGACAACGTCGGCTCAAACGCCTGGGCCTTTGCGCCCAGCCGCACCAAGAGCGGGCGTGCCATTTTGCTTCGCAATCCGCACCTCGCGTGGAGCGCCGGCTACTACGAAGCGCATATGACCGTGCCCGGCGTGCTCGACTTCTACGGCGATTTTCGCATTGGCGGCCCCTTTGCCGTAGTCGGTGGCTTCAACCGAAACCTCGGCTGGTCCACCACCAACAACGCACAGGGATTGAGCGAGATCTACGCGCTGGAGGCTGATCCGGCGATGCCCGACCATTATCTCCTGGACGGCACCTCCCTCCCGCTGACCCGCGAACTCAACACGGTGGTGTTTCGCCATGGCCGCGCCTTCTCCTCGGAGACGCGCGAGAGTTGGTGGACGCAGCTCGGGCCAGTGATTCACCGAGCCGACGGCAAAATCTATGTGGTTAAAACCGCAGGCGACGGCGAGTACCGCGGCGGTGAGCAGTTTTTGCGGATGATGCGCGCCAACTCGCTCGCCGAGTGGAAGGAAGCGATGAAGCTGCGCGGGCGGCTGACGTCGAACTTCACCTATGCAGACCGTGCGGGCAATATCTTTTTTGTGTGGAACGCCGCGCTCCCCGCGCTGCCGCATGTTTCGGGCGGCGACACGGTGGCCGTTGCCGTGCGCGAGACGCGCGAAACGTGGACCCGTTACGTGCCCTTTGATTCACTGCCGCAGTTCCTCAACCCCAAAGGCGGCTACGTTCACAACGAGAACAGCTCGCCGCACTTCACCAATGTGCGGAGCGGCATTGATACGACCAACGCGTATCCGAATTTCGAGAAGCCGTCGTTCTCGCTACGGAGTCAGTTGGCGCTCGATATTGTCGGCGGCGACACCAAGGTGAGCTTGGATGATGTGGTGCGCATGAAGCACGATTATCGGATGCTACTCGCGGACCGCGTGAAGCCCGATCTCATTACTGCGGTGCGCGCCGCGCACCCCACCGGCGACGTGGCCGCCGCGCTCGCGCTATTGGAGAAGTGGAACAACAGTGCCGCCGCCAGCAGCAAGGGCGCGATGCTCTTTGAGGTATGGTGGCAACGCTACGGCAACGGCAAACCCGATTCGTTGCGCTTTGCCAAGGCGTGGTCGGCCGCCGATCCGCTCAAAACACCGTATGGTCTCGCGGATGCTGCGCGCGCGGCGGAATCGTTTGCCTGGGCCGTGAGTGAAACCGCTCGTCGGTACGGCTCCTACGACGTGGCGTGGGGCGACGTGCATCGCGTGCGCCGCGGCACGGTGGATGTGCCCGTGGGCGGCTGCACCGGCGCCGAAGGTTGTTTTCGTGTGCTACAGTTTGAACGGACGAGCGACGGCAAGTTCGCCGCCAACGGCGGCGATGGTTGGGTGCTCGCGGTGGAGTTCACGGATGTGCCGCACGCGTACTCGGTGCTCGCGTATGGCGAGAGCCCGCGTCCGGAATCGCGCTGGCACGCTGATCAAGCCGCGATGTTCGCCCGCGGGGAACTCAAGACCGTGGCATACACCGAAAAAGACGTCGTCGCGCAGGCCCAAATGCGATACCGTCCGGGAGAGAAGCCGTAG